In Osmerus mordax isolate fOsmMor3 chromosome 16, fOsmMor3.pri, whole genome shotgun sequence, the genomic stretch AGGACAGAAACATGAGCCGAGGCCTGAGTCAGACTAGACCCGAGGTCCAAACGAGGGACCCGCGCTGAAccgaaacacaaaaaaaaaaacagactgcTCCACAAGCGTTTCGTGCCGTCTCGCAGCTACTCGAGCCGGCGGTGGGCGAGGACACTTACGTCTATGAGCAGCTTCACCTCGTGCTTCTTGAGGTCTCCTCCTATCTTGGCTGCCAGAAGGACGCAGGCGCCGGCGCACAGCTTGCGGTTCTGCTTGTTGAGTTTGCCCTGGAGCACCAGCTTCTCAAAGTAGACGAAGGCCATGGCCACGGTGGGCTCCTCGTAGCCACACTCCTCCTGGGCCAGCTTCTTGATCTCCCTTTTCAGActgtaggggtggagggacacgGTTGGAGAGAATGTCAGACACTTATACAGGGTTTGTTGTGAACTATTGTGAGCAGTTTCATTTCACAGTGACTGTGCTGTGGGGGACGAGTGGACGAGCCCAACCTCCGTATTTTGCTGAGTGTCAGCCGTATGTGGGGGAACTTCTCCTTGAAGGTTTCGTTCATGTCCTTCTTGAGGTCAGACGGCTTGACATACTCGATGACAGTAGTCTGGGACAGAGAGGTGACAGCATTGGtgtcagacagaaagagagggagccagagagagagagagagcaagagagagaaagaaagagacaggttaagaaagagagagagagagagagagagagagagagagagagagagagagagagagagagagaaagagagagagagaagggcatcAGTCTCACAGGGCTAAGTGACCCACTCGTCACCAACAGTGTAGGGTTCCACTGCCCCGCTCTGTGTGATACGGTGTCCGTGCCGCAGGGCATGGGTAGACAGGTGACAGTGGCCAGCACACGTGCCACAAGGACACCACACCAGTCACAGCATTCACCAATGAACAAAGTCTCAACATTCCTACAGCAGCGGCACAAAGCAGCTATGACTTCGCCTCACATGACTGTCAATGTCAGGTATTTGCATACACCACAAAAAAACGGGATGATTTATTTTAATAACAGATACTACTAGAATACTCTCTTTCCTGCCTCGATCCTTCTAAAAATAACCCTTCAAAAGCTTTTCAGTTTGTCTGACATGTCTAATACGCACATAGAAATAACCTACTGTAGAGGGAGCCTTTCAGGCTGAATGGAATTTCATTCATAGAAATTTCCCTGGATTTCCGTGTACAGTAGTAAATGTACTAGATGATTATTGACTCATGGTGCTGGAAGTTGAGAGTTCACTGTCGGCTCGCGGCTGTGGACATGGGGTGAAATGTTGAGAATTTACTGGTGACATTCCTAAAGGTAAACACAATGGCTATTGTTGTGAGAGGCTGGACTTCACagcgggaggaagaggagggaaaaacAGGGTCTGGCCTTGACCGAATATTTGAACAATTATGAGGCTGTGTACTCTGCTAGTAACAACAGAGCTAAATGAAGAATGACGTGGGAGTCAGGGTTTCTTTTCCAGTTTTGGGGGACACACAGTAAAACAAGCGTTGGTTTCCCGTACACGCCGGAGATTAGAGCTGTGGCAACAGCAGAAGAGAAAGACAACATGTACTATTATGATGAAGTGACTGTCCTAACAAGATGCCggccaaagagacagagagggcatTCACACAGACTCCACAGTGAGTAGGAGCAGAGCATTGGCCCAATGACCTTGCTGATTAGTATGGCTTGACAGATCCCCTTGGATTTCATCCAACACACTTCATACAGTTCAGGCCAAATAATGTGTAAAAAGTAGGAGGTGGTCCTAACTCAGTTGGAGgtcattaaaaaaaatgatGAAATTGGAACTTTGGGCTTTTTTCACATGCCCAATTAGATGTTGTTGACTGAGGAGAAAAATACTTCCTCGACAACAGGAAAAACAAATTCTCCAAAGGTTCTCAAACAGACAACGGCAGAGCAAAGAGGACAGTTTGGATAGATGTGGGACTTGGGGTAGCAGAGGGGAAGCTTCCTCACCATGTAGGAGGGGAAGATCAGCACCCGTTTATGCTTCCCGCACGGCCACTGCGGGTCATCCAGCAGATTGGGGTCGTACTCCCTTATGTCCCCGACATCATTCCCTGCAAGGGACCACAACAACAAACTCAGAGGAAACTACTATTGGCCAGGCATCTTTTATCCCACGTGCCCAGTTGTCATCTAACTAGCATTGCATATTCAAATCAATCCTGCGCCCGCTGTCGGGGTGCAACTGACCGGTGTCGATGCTACTCTGGTTGCTGTTGGCCCGGCCGAGGCTGAGGCTGCGATGGCTGGCGTTGCGGGACTGAGAGAACGAGGAGGTGGAGTCGATGGTGTTGCGACGGCCACCCAGGGCGTTGGTGGGATACAGGAACTGGGTGTAGGACACGGTCTGCGGACACACAAGCAGACCGTCGGTGGGGAGCGCGGGGGAGCGTGCCGTACGAGGCTCCGCCTCCGCCTTccgtgacctctcacctttccgTCGGCGCCCAGCTCCACGCCCTCCAGACCGATCACCATCTCCTTGGCGCTGACCCCGCCTGAGGGGTGCCGCTGGCGCCCGCTTTCCAGTTTCACATCCCTGCGGAAGGGGGCAAACCTTTAGACTCCCCCCGATCCAGAGAGAGGTGCAGTGGGCTGCCGCCACTGCCAgtacccccacccctgcctacagctcacctccacctctcccactcTACTCTGAACAGGAGCCATATTGATCTGCTGTcatgggttagaggctggggttACCTGTCTCTACATGTAGCTGCCGTGAGCATTTTGACAGGGGGAAGTCGAACACACCCGTGGGGTGGTGACAGGGAGAGTACGGGGTCGTACAGATTGGACCTCGGTCTGACTTCTGAACACGTTTCATCACCTCTACTCAAAATGTCACACCCTTGTGGGAGGATTCCAGAAGGGTGGTTTGCTTCCCTGAGATAGGTAACACAGATACTGCCTGTACAGCCAGTATCTGTGTCAGTGGAGCAGACAGGCTGCCCAGGATAACTCATCTGATGGGGAACCACATCCAGGCTCCAGGATTACTGATGAACCCTTACCTGACTCCAAACGGCACAAGCTCTGTATCTGAGCTAGACCTCATGCTAATAAAACCATGTCATGGATTTAAATGTCTAAGTCTGGCCCTAATGTGACTGTTTGGTGATGTAATATCAGTCTCCTGTCACTCACACCCCTGGCAGACTGATTGCAAATGACACAGAAGCCCATCACATGGTTATATACGTTTCTAGGAtgaggttgtgatgaacatagcGTTATCTGCTAGTCTGGCACATCAGAGCATTTTGTTGACAGATGCAtcaaacccagagagagagatccccaGGCAAGACGActaaagggagagggagacaagaaGGGAGggtaaacaagaacgttttccGGAAGAGAGCTAGTTCTTAAGCAAGACAAGAAAATTGAAAGGTTTTAGTCTATCAAAAGACTAAAAGAAAAAGGAAGGAAATCACAGAAACAAGACCCAGAAATGTGTCTGTTACGAGAGTATCCATTGCAAGGAGCATGCAGGGATAATGTAGCAGCAAGCCCCATCAACTGTGTTGGTAATGACAACATTCCAGCAAATGCACTTGAAAGTAGGCTTGTTGTGTCTTCAAAAGGTTCTGAGGGCAGCtaggatataaaaaaaaaaaggtgcaaCAAGACAAGAGATTGAAAAAGGAATCTATAACAGGAGTGCTTTTTAGGCATTCAAGAGACTTTGGTGCATCGATGCCCCAGAGTTCTGAACTACTTAACAATATGATTGGATTTCCCAGTTATTTTTACCCCATTCAATTAAATCAATACATGGAACTGGGGCAAGAATGAGTCCAAATTAGGCTGGAGAGCGGACCTAGTGTATGAGATGACAGGAAAGCAGCTCCAGGGTTATTATCTTATATTATGTTGCTGTTTTTAGTCCACAGAGCTCATTCTTGGTCTTCTGTCCAATAGGCAATGGGATTCTATCCCCTACTTTCGGTCAATAAACGTTTCATTTTGCAGCG encodes the following:
- the cables1 gene encoding CDK5 and ABL1 enzyme substrate 1 isoform X3 — encoded protein: MIRLVLRRRLVSQRSSLETLEDIEENAPLRRCRTLSGSPRPKSFKKVHFIKNMRQHDMRNGRIVLISGRRSFYSVFSVLPYRDCSQAGDVKLESGRQRHPSGGVSAKEMVIGLEGVELGADGKTVSYTQFLYPTNALGGRRNTIDSTSSFSQSRNASHRSLSLGRANSNQSSIDTGNDVGDIREYDPNLLDDPQWPCGKHKRVLIFPSYMTTVIEYVKPSDLKKDMNETFKEKFPHIRLTLSKIRSLKREIKKLAQEECGYEEPTVAMAFVYFEKLVLQGKLNKQNRKLCAGACVLLAAKIGGDLKKHEVKLLIDKLEERFRVNRRELIAFEFPVLVALEFNLHLPEHEVMPHYRRLLQTS